In Corallococcus silvisoli, one DNA window encodes the following:
- a CDS encoding DUF2380 domain-containing protein — protein sequence MCSVEKLFADLHRVQGMMEPTLADLSSLDPERVEAATIAMPELMGKLTREFDTLQRETRETLKLGGQVIAAMQALEMVAMISTLKMSLPRLPPAAPATLGVGLVMSSGGVMVGSRIVVSAEWVEMMRRLVQAGVISVPAASAAVLIQGGQVLMAQAHEDLPKGVRDALGDSPEVRGMQVTGRTGAGMSDAPKHHVLPQEHREWFEQRGFKGDMDIDQFCVRLEQAHHEAIHGGGNWKLGRTWPGEWNRLIMQALRDAEVRAGRMLTRNEVLDIVADRMTDYRIPMNFTPGRGR from the coding sequence CGATGTGTAGCGTCGAGAAGCTGTTCGCCGACCTTCATCGCGTGCAGGGAATGATGGAGCCCACGCTGGCGGACCTCTCTTCGCTGGACCCGGAGCGGGTCGAAGCGGCGACAATCGCGATGCCCGAGTTGATGGGGAAGCTGACGCGTGAGTTCGACACGCTCCAGCGAGAGACCCGCGAGACCCTGAAGCTGGGCGGGCAGGTTATCGCGGCGATGCAGGCGTTGGAGATGGTCGCCATGATCTCCACGCTGAAGATGTCGCTGCCACGGCTCCCTCCCGCCGCCCCAGCGACGCTCGGTGTCGGCCTCGTGATGAGTTCGGGGGGAGTCATGGTGGGCTCACGGATTGTCGTCTCCGCCGAGTGGGTGGAGATGATGCGAAGGCTCGTGCAGGCGGGAGTCATCTCCGTTCCTGCCGCCAGCGCGGCCGTCCTCATTCAGGGCGGACAGGTCCTGATGGCCCAAGCGCATGAGGACTTGCCCAAGGGCGTGCGCGATGCGCTGGGGGACAGCCCGGAGGTTCGCGGCATGCAGGTGACGGGCAGGACGGGAGCGGGCATGTCGGATGCTCCGAAGCACCATGTGCTGCCGCAGGAGCACCGCGAGTGGTTCGAGCAGCGCGGCTTCAAGGGCGACATGGACATCGACCAGTTCTGCGTCCGGTTGGAGCAGGCCCACCACGAGGCGATTCACGGCGGAGGGAACTGGAAGCTGGGGCGCACGTGGCCCGGTGAGTGGAACCGCCTGATCATGCAGGCCCTGCGCGATGCCGAGGTTCGGGCGGGTCGAATGTTGACGCGGAACGAGGTCCTGGACATCGTTGCGGATCGAATGACGGACTATCGGATCCCGATGAACTTCACGCCCGGGAGAGGACG